In the Atribacterota bacterium genome, one interval contains:
- a CDS encoding AAA-associated domain-containing protein, with product MREESGHWPKAGVSEVVGLLEMIDDEGGKIDVYKIGKTIGHKLDQLLSAVETAKTFGFVTVEEGDILLTGLGKTLLQGSTDERKKIIAQILPQFDVFKELLDVLHLKENHVVDVEYLEEIIGRVLPEKEVEKAKDIILDWGRFAELIRVDSDDQEIHLEEEEEREGNGENE from the coding sequence ATGAGAGAAGAAAGTGGCCACTGGCCAAAAGCAGGAGTAAGCGAAGTTGTAGGACTCCTGGAAATGATCGATGATGAAGGCGGTAAAATCGATGTCTACAAAATTGGAAAAACCATTGGTCACAAACTGGATCAGCTCCTGAGTGCGGTGGAAACAGCCAAAACTTTTGGCTTTGTTACGGTGGAAGAAGGGGATATCTTGCTTACCGGGCTGGGCAAAACCTTACTCCAGGGTTCTACCGACGAACGCAAAAAAATCATCGCCCAGATTCTTCCTCAGTTCGACGTATTCAAAGAACTTCTCGATGTGCTCCATCTCAAAGAGAATCATGTGGTGGATGTCGAATACCTGGAAGAAATCATCGGCCGGGTGCTTCCGGAAAAAGAGGTAGAAAAGGCAAAAGATATCATTCTCGATTGGGGACGATTTGCCGAACTCATCCGGGTGGACTCTGATGACCAGGAAATTCACCTGGAAGAAGAGGAAGAAAGGGAAGGGAACGGAGAAAATGAATAA